The following proteins come from a genomic window of Bradyrhizobium paxllaeri:
- the nadC gene encoding carboxylating nicotinate-nucleotide diphosphorylase has protein sequence MTLTPLLPLMYEPLVRTALLEDLGRAGDITADAIVPADRRASLVLRARQPGVVAGLDIARSAFQFVDPAIQLAAERPDGSVVAPGDVIAAIEGPARGLLTGERTALNFLCHLSGVATATASLVSAAQGTKARIVCTRKTTPGLRTLEKYAVRAGGGSNHRFGLDDAILIKDNHIALAGDVRTAIERAKVHAGHLVKIEVEVDTLPQLEQALAIGVDAVLLDNMTVEQLRQAVAMTGGRAITEASGRITAETAKAIAATGVDLISAGWLTHSSAALDIGLDYLGLNRQAA, from the coding sequence GTGACCCTTACGCCGCTTCTGCCGCTCATGTACGAGCCGCTGGTTCGGACTGCCCTGCTCGAAGACTTGGGGCGCGCCGGCGACATCACCGCCGATGCGATCGTTCCGGCCGACCGGCGCGCCTCACTGGTGTTGCGCGCACGCCAGCCCGGCGTCGTGGCCGGACTCGACATCGCACGCTCTGCGTTTCAGTTCGTTGATCCCGCGATCCAGCTCGCCGCCGAGCGACCTGACGGCAGCGTGGTGGCGCCGGGCGATGTGATCGCCGCCATCGAAGGCCCGGCACGCGGGCTGTTGACCGGCGAGCGGACGGCGTTGAATTTTCTCTGCCATCTCAGCGGCGTCGCGACCGCAACAGCCTCGCTGGTATCGGCCGCGCAAGGCACCAAGGCGCGCATCGTCTGCACCCGCAAGACCACGCCCGGATTGCGCACGCTGGAAAAATACGCCGTCCGCGCCGGTGGCGGCAGCAATCACCGCTTCGGGCTGGACGACGCCATCCTGATCAAGGACAACCACATCGCGCTGGCCGGCGACGTCAGAACCGCGATCGAGCGCGCAAAGGTGCATGCCGGCCACCTCGTCAAGATCGAGGTCGAGGTCGATACGCTGCCGCAGCTCGAACAGGCCCTTGCGATCGGCGTGGACGCCGTACTGCTCGACAACATGACCGTCGAGCAATTGCGACAGGCGGTAGCGATGACCGGCGGCCGGGCCATCACCGAAGCTTCCGGCCGCATCACGGCCGAGACCGCAAAGGCAATCGCCGCGACCGGCGTCGACCTGATTTCGGCCGGCTGGCTGACGCACAGCTCCGCCGCGCTCGACATCGGGCTCGACTATCTCGGACTCAATCGGCAGGCAGCCTAG
- a CDS encoding FTR1 family iron permease → MSSAFVQAAVILLREGLEAMLVIAALAGYLTKAGAGHRIKALYGGALVAVAASFVAAWLFAVLNSGDHSDVLEGIIILLAAALMLYVSGWLMVKQDPRGWQDYLAHKADQALSQDTIWAVGALAFFAVFREGAETVLFINALAKTEGGWSAGLFAGLAAAAVALGVLFYFINLIARKLPLRPLFIITSAFLFVMAIKFIGEAVQEFQERAIITVTEVKGSAFLTAIGLNPSMEALSIQGLVILFALATYSVVQRNNRLMREDKAAIRAAE, encoded by the coding sequence ATGTCATCAGCATTCGTCCAGGCCGCCGTCATCCTGCTCCGCGAGGGGCTTGAAGCCATGCTGGTGATCGCAGCGCTGGCGGGGTATCTGACCAAGGCCGGCGCGGGTCACCGCATCAAGGCGCTGTATGGCGGCGCCCTCGTCGCCGTGGCGGCCAGCTTTGTTGCGGCCTGGCTGTTCGCGGTGCTGAACTCGGGCGATCACAGCGACGTCCTGGAAGGCATCATCATTTTGCTTGCCGCCGCCCTGATGCTCTACGTCAGCGGTTGGCTGATGGTGAAGCAGGATCCCCGTGGATGGCAGGATTACCTCGCGCACAAGGCTGATCAGGCGCTGTCGCAGGATACGATCTGGGCGGTCGGCGCGCTGGCCTTCTTTGCGGTGTTTCGCGAGGGCGCGGAGACCGTTCTGTTCATCAACGCGCTCGCCAAGACCGAGGGCGGCTGGAGCGCGGGCCTGTTCGCCGGTCTGGCCGCGGCAGCGGTAGCTCTCGGCGTGCTGTTCTATTTCATCAACCTGATTGCGCGGAAGCTGCCGCTGCGGCCGCTATTCATCATCACCTCGGCATTCCTGTTCGTGATGGCGATCAAGTTCATCGGTGAGGCCGTGCAGGAGTTCCAGGAGCGGGCGATCATCACGGTCACCGAAGTGAAGGGCTCGGCATTCCTGACCGCGATCGGCCTCAATCCGTCCATGGAAGCGCTATCGATCCAGGGACTGGTGATCCTGTTTGCGCTCGCGACCTATTCGGTGGTCCAGCGCAACAACCGCCTGATGCGCGAGGACAAGGCCGCCATACGCGCGGCCGAATAG
- a CDS encoding COX15/CtaA family protein yields the protein MTASSTSQAAHATAVRWWLIVVAALIAIMVLVGGATRLTESGLSIVEWKPVTGTLPPLNEAQWTQAFEGYKAIPQYRELNAGMSFAEFKTIFWWEWSHRLLGRVIGAVYLLPFLYFLWRGAFSAELKKRLWLIFGLGALQGAVGWWMVASGLSQRTEVSQYRLATHLVLALIIFASIVWTLRRMTSRPQPAFPLRLKISGMALLVVTFVQLYFGALVAGLRAGRVYNTWPEIDGAFIPSAARLWFEEPWWRNLFDNTLTVQFEHRMTAYALLALALWHAVDAVRSRAGAAIVGGAWSLVAAIMLQAVLGILTLLHQVPIDLALAHQAVAIVVLTLVVLQTERLVARRTESDQRKLVLPLGQPG from the coding sequence ATGACCGCTAGTTCCACATCGCAGGCCGCGCATGCCACCGCCGTCAGATGGTGGTTGATCGTGGTCGCCGCGCTGATCGCAATCATGGTGCTGGTCGGCGGCGCCACGCGGCTGACCGAATCCGGATTGTCGATCGTGGAGTGGAAGCCGGTTACCGGCACGCTGCCGCCACTCAACGAGGCCCAATGGACGCAGGCGTTCGAGGGCTACAAGGCGATCCCGCAATACCGCGAACTCAATGCCGGCATGAGCTTTGCCGAGTTCAAGACCATCTTCTGGTGGGAATGGAGCCACCGCCTGCTCGGGCGCGTGATCGGCGCGGTCTACCTGCTGCCGTTCCTGTACTTCCTGTGGCGTGGCGCGTTCAGCGCCGAATTGAAAAAGCGGCTGTGGCTGATCTTCGGCCTCGGCGCGCTGCAGGGCGCGGTCGGCTGGTGGATGGTGGCGTCGGGCCTCTCGCAGCGGACCGAGGTGTCGCAATATCGTCTGGCGACGCATCTGGTGCTGGCGCTGATCATCTTCGCGTCGATCGTCTGGACGCTGCGGCGCATGACTTCGCGTCCGCAACCCGCTTTCCCCCTGCGGCTCAAGATCTCCGGGATGGCCTTGCTCGTCGTGACGTTCGTTCAGCTCTATTTTGGCGCACTCGTCGCCGGCCTGCGGGCGGGCAGGGTCTACAACACCTGGCCGGAGATCGACGGCGCCTTCATTCCGTCGGCGGCGCGGCTGTGGTTCGAGGAGCCGTGGTGGCGCAATCTGTTCGACAACACGCTCACCGTGCAGTTCGAACATCGCATGACAGCCTATGCGCTGCTGGCGCTGGCGCTGTGGCATGCGGTCGACGCGGTTCGCTCGCGCGCCGGAGCGGCCATCGTCGGCGGTGCGTGGTCGCTGGTCGCGGCGATCATGCTGCAGGCCGTGCTCGGCATCCTCACGCTGCTGCATCAGGTGCCGATCGATCTGGCGCTGGCGCATCAGGCGGTCGCGATCGTGGTGCTGACGCTCGTCGTCCTGCAGACCGAGCGTCTGGTTGCGCGCCGCACCGAGTCCGACCAGCGGAAACTGGTGCTGCCGCTTGGGCAGCCCGGCTGA
- a CDS encoding DUF2842 domain-containing protein — MTIRTRKFFGTLALLVLVVVWSLLGMTIAQTPWLARSGLLQAIFYVVAGLGWVLPAMPIVSWMSRPDRAT, encoded by the coding sequence ATGACGATACGCACCCGTAAATTCTTCGGAACCCTCGCCTTGCTGGTGCTGGTCGTGGTGTGGTCGCTATTGGGTATGACCATCGCCCAGACGCCGTGGCTGGCCCGTTCCGGCCTGCTGCAGGCGATCTTCTATGTCGTGGCCGGCCTTGGGTGGGTGTTGCCGGCCATGCCGATCGTAAGCTGGATGTCGCGGCCCGATCGCGCCACCTAG